From one Dermacentor andersoni chromosome 1, qqDerAnde1_hic_scaffold, whole genome shotgun sequence genomic stretch:
- the LOC126545220 gene encoding uncharacterized protein, whose amino-acid sequence MAALSMKVLVLVALAAAAARGQSDFSDQATKQFLGMLFAPFGSKPSATAAASAPLYEAASRPLRSSTYHDEPEYSKPTYSLTPPRAYRRPESPYRAPASSYPRSKSRSGPWISPPEEHWVPPPSHWEPQPWNPPKPKHGAVTIKIRPAAPEEDHHHHHHSWEDHSHGHGHDHGHDHGHGWHIKKKPHYKTVDAKIRIPPVKFRLHVSPKIRIVSGTKDPLERPPPPEPEEHFPWEKPSTGWEKPTWKPPSGWEKYASSGWEKPHSGGWDRPHSSGGWDKQHSSGWDKHPSSGWDKHPSSGWDKHSSSGWDRHSSSGWEKPTRGWEHPPSGGWERSSSSGGWEKPAASGWEHYSSSGSWQSPPGSWKPDTSAWDKYATGWEDSHHKHFKPHHRHYPPDYPRYDPKFRIKVHPHIVTDPPPSTTTTTTEAPTSSSLRNEPPKPEERADRVDTTTAITTTTTESTTAATTESTTTELTTTEPTTTTTEPTTTTTEFTTTTTEPTTITTTIQPTTYSEKTVPPTPPTTTFYSVDPAVDITTPGGLEREAPTSGSPAEQTTLSPDETTMNPSTYRTDETTTAMTTAETTAMSTTYTEPYEERDGATPEILPEKRSRDPSTTEASNEDYPENKNSQDKPSDPIPENKNAQDKPRDPRFHTIDDERAYRRDHGNKAETTTVDENSAEVVSTTPSAAQTTPVESDEHNEVTMKKPESSAKPSKIDRDLPLIADPSSPEEVSATGLNA is encoded by the coding sequence ATGAAGGTCCTCGTGCTGGTGGCCCTAGCGGCCGCCGCCGCGCGGGGCCAGTCGGACTTCTCGGACCAGGCAACTAAGCAGTTCCTGGGCATGCTGTTCGCGCCATTCGGCTCCAAGCCGAGCGCCACCGCTGCGGCATCGGCGCCGCTGTACGAGGCCGCGTCACGACCACTGAGGAGTTCAACTTACCACGACGAGCCCGAGTACTCCAAGCCAACCTACAGCCTGACACCGCCGCGTGCGTACAGGCGGCCAGAGTCACCTTACCGGGCTCCAGCCAGCAGCTATCCGCGAAGTAAGTCACGCTCGGGGCCCTGGATCTCACCGCCCGAAGAGCACTGGGTGCCTCCGCCCAGCCACTGGGAGCCACAGCCGTGGAACCCACCAAAGCCCAAGCACGGCGCGGTCACCATCAAGATCCGTCCCGCCGCACCCGAGGAagaccaccaccatcaccatcacTCTTGGGAGGACCACAGCCACGGCCACGGCCACGACCACGGCCACGACCACGGCCATGGCTGGCACATCAAAAAGAAACCGCACTACAAGACTGTCGACGCAAAGATACGCATCCCGCCCGTCAAGTTTCGCCTGCACGTGAGCCCCAAGATCCGTATCGTGAGCGGCACCAAGGACCCGCTGGAAAGGCCACCACCACCTGAACCTGAGGAGCACTTCCCGTGGGAGAAGCCTAGCACTGGTTGGGAGAAGCCAACATGGAAGCCGCCTTCCGGATGGGAGAAGTATGCAAGCAGCGGATGGGAAAAGCCCCACTCGGGAGGTTGGGACAGGCCCCACTCGAGTGGCGGCTGGGATAAGCAACACTCCAGTGGCTGGGACAAGCACCCTTCCAGCGGTTGGGACAAGCATCCTTCTAGCGGTTGGGACAAGCATTCCTCCAGCGGTTGGGATCGACATTCATCCAGCGGCTGGGAGAAGCCTACACGGGGCTGGGAGCACCCACCATCAGGAGGCTGGGAACGATCATCGTCGTCGGGGGGCTGGGAGAAGCCAGCGGCTAGTGGCTGGGAACACTACAGCTCTAGTGGCAGCTGGCAATCACCACCAGGCAGCTGGAAACCGGACACAAGTGCTTGGGACAAGTATGCCACAGGCTGGGAAGACTCGCACCACAAACATTTCAAGCCCCATCATAGGCACTACCCACCTGACTACCCTCGCTACGACCCCAAGTTCCGCATCAAGGTTCACCCACATATTGTAACCGACCCTCCCCCTTCAACGACAACTACCACCACAGAAGCTCCAACATCCTCTAGCCTACGCAATGAACCCCCCAAGCCCGAGGAGCGTGCAGATAGAGTGGATACGACAACTGCTATTACCACAACAACAACAGAGTCTACCACAGCTGCAACAACAGAGTCAACCACGACAGAGTTGACCACGACAGAGCCAACTACAACTACCACAGagcccaccaccaccacaacagaGTTCACCACAACTACAACAGAGCCTACCACAATCACCACAACTATTCAACCAACAACCTACAGTGAAAAAACAGTGCCTCCAACACCACCAACAACCACTTTCTACAGTGTGgaccctgcagtggacatcaccACCCCTGGTGGCCTCGAAAGAGAAGCACCCACATCAGGGTCACCTGCAGAACAGACCACTTTAAGTCCTGACGAGACCACCATGAACCCTTCAACGTATCGTACAGACGAAACAACCACAGCGATGACAACAGCAGAGACAACTGCAATGAGCACTACTTACACGGAACCTTACGAAGAACGTGATGGTGCGACGCCAGAAATCCTTCCAGAAAAAAGGTCACGAGATCCATCTACAACAGAAGCAAGCAATGAGGACTACCCTGAAAACAAGAATAGTCAGGACAAACCAAGTGATCCCATCCCCGAGAACaaaaatgctcaggacaaaccaAGGGATCCCAGGTTTCACACAATTGATGACGAGAGAGCATATCGAAGGGACCATGGCAATAAGGCGGAGACCACTACAGTAGATGAAAACAGTGCAGAAGTTGTAAGCACTACACCAAGCGCTGCACAGACCACACCAGTGGAATCTGATGAGCATAATGAAGTCACCATGAAGAAGCCAGAGAGCAGTGCAAAGCCAAGCAAGATTGACAGGGACCTGCCTCTGATCGCTGATCCATCCAGCCCCGAGGAAGTATCAGCTACTGGTTTGAACGCATGA